A section of the Clostridium sp. TW13 genome encodes:
- a CDS encoding sensor histidine kinase: protein MIDVLFYAFICVYFIWSLPEKSFKKRMLQSVCLFVVSLGTAVIISRFIPFNMTLACNYNLLLMLMFFLLHLKKNRVSIFSYILFGFYLFFSLYVTINYYEKAVWIDYILSTVVLLLSHNNQLFMKKSYEDSVAEYQFKTVQKHVEEVQSIYMTMRGWRHDYHNHMQTLKAHLAMKHYDLADEYLNELENDLDGIDFIVKSGNVNLDAILNSKLSLAQEKQIHINCKVSVPEKLKITDIDLCVLLGNLCDNAVESCETMAESEEKFIRLYIGIFKKQLYISVTNSTKELVRKFDHEYITNKRGNHGHGLKRIDNIVNKYEGFINRKNEPGVFVTEIMLPL from the coding sequence ATGATAGATGTTTTATTCTATGCATTTATATGTGTATATTTCATTTGGAGTTTACCAGAGAAATCATTTAAAAAGAGAATGCTACAATCTGTATGTCTTTTTGTAGTTTCTTTAGGAACAGCAGTTATTATAAGCAGATTTATACCATTTAATATGACATTAGCTTGTAATTACAACCTGCTTTTGATGCTGATGTTTTTCTTATTGCATCTTAAGAAAAACAGAGTTTCTATATTTTCATACATATTGTTTGGCTTTTATTTATTTTTTAGTTTATATGTAACCATAAATTATTATGAAAAAGCTGTATGGATTGACTATATATTATCCACTGTAGTTCTTTTGTTATCTCATAATAATCAACTGTTTATGAAGAAAAGCTATGAAGACAGTGTGGCTGAGTATCAATTTAAAACTGTGCAAAAGCATGTTGAAGAGGTTCAAAGCATCTATATGACCATGAGGGGGTGGAGGCACGACTATCATAATCATATGCAGACCTTAAAGGCACATCTTGCCATGAAGCATTATGACTTAGCTGATGAATATTTAAATGAGCTTGAAAATGATTTGGATGGTATTGATTTTATCGTTAAATCAGGAAATGTTAATTTGGATGCTATTTTAAATAGCAAATTGTCTCTTGCTCAAGAAAAGCAGATTCATATTAACTGTAAGGTTAGTGTACCAGAAAAGCTCAAAATTACAGATATTGATTTATGCGTTCTTCTTGGAAACCTTTGTGATAATGCAGTAGAATCCTGTGAGACCATGGCTGAATCAGAAGAAAAGTTTATAAGACTTTATATTGGAATTTTTAAAAAGCAGCTATATATTTCAGTGACTAATTCCACAAAGGAGCTTGTAAGAAAGTTTGATCATGAGTATATAACCAATAAGAGAGGAAATCATGGGCATGGTTTAAAAAGGATTGATAATATAGTAAACAAATATGAGGGTTTCATAAACCGTAAAAATGAACCTGGAGTATTCGTGACTGAAATAATGCTGCCACTTTAA
- a CDS encoding LytR/AlgR family response regulator transcription factor, translated as MIIGLCDDDKTQLEYLSVLIKTWANVRNIFCEIKTYNSAEELIFENMESYAFDILILDIQMGDMNGIELAKKIRTQDEELMIIFLTGIKDYVLDGYEVNAFRYILKPVRLDNLYILLDEVNNKLKKSNKKYYIFNYSGETIKLEQGQILYIESIKHYVNIVTLDKSYEIKSTINQVFENLEHEDFISVHRSYIVNLKHVDRINKSSCMLSNGVEVPISRSNYKNFNEAFIKYYRGQQL; from the coding sequence ATGATAATAGGATTATGTGATGATGATAAAACACAATTAGAATACTTAAGTGTACTGATTAAAACTTGGGCAAATGTTAGGAATATTTTCTGTGAGATTAAAACTTATAACAGTGCAGAAGAATTGATTTTTGAAAATATGGAGTCATATGCTTTTGATATATTAATTCTTGATATACAGATGGGAGATATGAATGGAATAGAGCTTGCAAAGAAAATACGAACCCAAGATGAAGAACTTATGATAATTTTTTTAACAGGAATAAAGGATTATGTATTAGATGGTTATGAAGTAAATGCCTTTAGATATATTTTAAAACCAGTAAGGCTAGATAACTTATATATATTGCTAGATGAAGTGAATAATAAGCTTAAAAAAAGCAACAAGAAATATTATATCTTCAACTATTCTGGGGAAACAATAAAACTTGAGCAAGGTCAGATTCTTTATATTGAGTCAATAAAACATTATGTAAATATAGTAACCTTGGATAAGAGCTATGAAATAAAATCAACCATAAATCAGGTTTTTGAGAATCTTGAGCACGAAGATTTTATAAGTGTTCATCGTTCATATATAGTGAATTTAAAGCATGTGGACAGGATAAATAAATCAAGCTGCATGTTATCAAATGGAGTTGAAGTTCCAATCAGTAGAAGTAATTATAAGAATTTTAATGAAGCTTTTATAAAATATTATAGAGGGCAACAATTATGA
- a CDS encoding tocopherol cyclase family protein: protein MNKSDLSRDLFMLKGALAKKGYDWWWHNFTAYNHETGEAKAFFIEYFVCNPVLGGDKPILGQSLENQVKHKKPSYALVKVGAWGDNPKQIHNFYPITEFFSEPDTLNLKMGECTLSESHMKGTCAVTEQESLKHPEFMCDAGDMSWDIKINKKIAYNVGYGASKFFRAINAFEMFWHAEGIKTEYEGEVVLDGVTYDVIPEKSYGYADKNWGCDFTSPWLWISSCNMKSLITDKVLTNSVVEAGGGRPKIYGIPLDRKLLIGMYYEGKMYEYNFSKFWTRSDVNFEFIEGEKYHKWSVNASNRDSIMELTLQCDRNEMLLINYESPSGEKKHNRLWNGGTGFGEIKLYKKQGKDKILIDHLEINNAGCEYGEYSQNE, encoded by the coding sequence ATGAACAAAAGTGATCTTAGTCGTGATTTATTTATGTTAAAAGGAGCTTTAGCTAAGAAAGGATATGATTGGTGGTGGCATAACTTCACAGCATACAATCATGAAACTGGAGAAGCAAAAGCATTTTTTATAGAGTATTTTGTATGTAATCCTGTTTTAGGAGGAGACAAGCCTATACTTGGACAATCATTAGAAAACCAAGTAAAGCACAAAAAACCATCTTATGCCTTGGTGAAGGTAGGAGCTTGGGGGGATAATCCTAAACAGATTCATAACTTTTACCCAATCACTGAATTTTTTTCAGAACCGGATACTCTTAATTTAAAAATGGGTGAGTGTACTTTATCTGAAAGCCATATGAAGGGAACTTGTGCTGTTACAGAGCAGGAATCTTTAAAGCATCCAGAATTTATGTGTGATGCTGGTGATATGAGCTGGGATATTAAAATAAATAAAAAGATTGCTTATAATGTTGGATATGGTGCATCAAAGTTTTTTCGTGCAATAAATGCCTTTGAGATGTTTTGGCATGCTGAAGGAATTAAAACAGAGTATGAAGGGGAAGTTGTACTAGATGGAGTAACCTATGATGTTATACCTGAAAAGTCTTATGGTTATGCGGATAAGAATTGGGGCTGTGATTTTACTTCTCCTTGGCTATGGATCAGTAGTTGTAATATGAAAAGCCTGATTACTGATAAGGTTTTAACTAATTCTGTAGTTGAAGCTGGTGGCGGAAGGCCTAAAATATATGGAATACCACTAGATCGTAAGCTACTAATTGGTATGTACTATGAAGGAAAGATGTATGAATATAATTTCTCTAAATTCTGGACAAGAAGTGATGTAAACTTTGAATTTATAGAGGGTGAAAAATATCATAAGTGGTCAGTCAATGCAAGCAATAGAGATTCAATTATGGAACTTACATTACAATGTGATAGAAATGAAATGTTATTAATAAATTACGAATCACCTAGTGGTGAAAAGAAACACAACAGACTTTGGAATGGCGGGACTGGCTTTGGAGAGATTAAGCTCTATAAAAAGCAGGGCAAGGATAAGATTTTAATCGACCATCTTGAGATAAATAATGCAGGTTGTGAGTACGGAGAATATTCTCAAAATGAGTAG
- the uvsE gene encoding UV DNA damage repair endonuclease UvsE → MSIGYACLTVGVPNTNLKSCILKNANEDRLLELISHNLNSLENIIDYNIENNIMLFRISSDIIPFGSSPVNNIPWWQIFSDKFFRIGSKIQSSGMRVSMHPGQYTVLNSPNEEVVRKAMIDLNYHTKVLDSLGVGEAHKLILHIGGVYNDKKTAMERFIDNYAYLEKSVKQRLVIENDDKLYNINEVLEISARLNIPVIFDNLHNEINPYDKEKSDIDWINECKGTWTGKDGKQKMHYSQQDPLKKPGAHSETIDTHEFMNFYQRLDREDIDIMLEVKDKNVSAVKCIKACKS, encoded by the coding sequence ATGAGTATAGGATATGCTTGTTTAACTGTTGGAGTTCCTAATACTAATTTAAAGAGCTGCATACTTAAAAATGCAAATGAAGATAGGTTATTAGAATTAATTTCACATAACTTAAATTCACTTGAAAATATAATTGATTATAATATAGAAAATAATATAATGCTTTTTAGAATAAGCTCTGATATTATTCCTTTTGGATCGAGTCCAGTAAATAATATACCTTGGTGGCAGATATTTTCTGATAAGTTTTTCAGAATAGGAAGTAAAATTCAAAGCAGTGGGATGAGAGTTTCAATGCACCCAGGGCAGTATACAGTTTTAAACTCTCCTAATGAAGAAGTAGTAAGAAAGGCAATGATAGATTTGAATTATCATACAAAGGTTTTAGACAGTCTTGGAGTTGGAGAAGCTCATAAGCTTATATTGCATATAGGTGGTGTTTACAATGATAAGAAGACAGCTATGGAGAGATTTATAGATAATTATGCTTATTTAGAGAAGTCCGTAAAACAAAGACTTGTTATAGAAAATGATGATAAACTATACAACATAAATGAAGTTTTAGAGATAAGTGCAAGACTTAATATTCCTGTTATTTTTGATAACTTACATAATGAAATCAATCCTTATGACAAAGAAAAGAGCGATATTGATTGGATTAATGAATGCAAGGGAACTTGGACAGGTAAAGATGGAAAGCAAAAGATGCACTATTCTCAGCAAGATCCATTAAAGAAACCAGGCGCCCACTCAGAAACAATAGATACACATGAATTTATGAACTTCTATCAAAGGTTAGATAGAGAAGATATAGATATAATGCTTGAGGTTAAAGACAAAAATGTTTCAGCAGTAAAGTGTATAAAGGCCTGTAAAAGCTAG